A single window of Sparus aurata chromosome 12, fSpaAur1.1, whole genome shotgun sequence DNA harbors:
- the grk3 gene encoding G protein-coupled receptor kinase 3, whose protein sequence is MADLEAVLADVSYLMAMEKSKSTPAARASKKIILPEPSIRSVMQKYLEERDELTFDKIFNQKIGFLLFKDFCMNEIDEAVPQLKFYEEIKDYEKLDSEEERLSRSRQIYDGYIMKELLSCSHPFSKKAVDHVQSHLAKKQVPPTLFQPYIVEICDSLRGKIFQKFIESDKFTRFCQWKNVELNIHLTMNDFSVHRIIGRGGFGEVYGCRKADTGKMYAMKCLDKKRIKMKQGETLALNERIMLSLVSTGDCPFIVCMTYAFHTPDKLCFILDLMNGGDLHYHLSQHGVFSEKEMRFYAAEIILGLEHMHNRFVVYRDLKPANILLDEHGHVRISDLGLACDFSKKKPHASVGTHGYMAPEVLQKGTAYDSSADWFSLGCMLFKLLRGHSPFRQHKTKDKHEIDRMTLTMNVELPDSFTAELKDLLEGLLQRDVSKRLGCQGRGAPEVKEHQFFKGIDWQQVYLQKYSPPLIPPRGEVNAADAFDIGSFDEEDTKGIKLLDSDQELYKNFPLVISERWQQEVAETVYEAVNSDTDKNEARKRAKNKQLGHEEDYALGKDCIMHGYMLKLGNPFLTQWQRRYFYLFPNRVEWRGEGESRQNLLTMEQIVTVEETQIKDKKCILLRIKGGKQFVLQCESDPEFVQWKKELTEAFTEAQKLLRRAPKVIGKGRAGVVELSKPPLTHRNSNGL, encoded by the exons GCTTCCTACTGTTCAAGGACTTCTGTATGAACGAGATCGACGAGGCCGTGCCGCAGCTCAAGTTCTACGAAGAA attaAGGACTACGAGAAGCTGGACTCGGAGGAGGAAAGGTTGAGCCGCAGCCGGCAGATTTACGACGGCTACATCATGAAGGAGCTGCTGTCCTGTTCACAT CCATTTTCTAAGAAAGCAGTGGACCATGTGCAGAGTCACTTAGCAAAGAAACAGGTTCCCCCAACTCTCTTccag CCATACATAGTGGAGATCTGCGACAGCTTGAGAGGGAAGATCTTCCAGAAGTTCATTGAGAG tGACAAATTTACTCGTTTTTGCCAGTGGAAGAACGTGGAGCTCAACATCCAC cTGACCATGAATGACTTCAGCGTGCATCGGATCATCGGCAGGGGAGGCTTCGGTGAGGTGTACGGCTGCAGGAAGGCCGACACAGGGAAGAT GTACGCCATGAAGTGTTTGGACAAGAAGCGGATCAAGATGAAGCAGGGGGAGACTCTAGCGCTCAATGAAAGAATCATGCTGTCATTAGTCAGCACAGGG GACTGCCCGTTCATCGTGTGTATGACGTACGCCTTCCACACCCCCGACAAGCTCTGCTTCATCCTGGACCTCATGAACG ggggCGACCTGCACTACCACCTGTCTCAGCACGGCGTCTTCAGCGAGAAAGAAATGCGCTTCTACGCGGCTGAAATCATCCTGGGTCTGGAGCACATGCACAACCGCTTCGTCGTCTACAGAGATCTCAAG CCAGCTAATATCCTGTTGGATGAACACGGCCATGTTCGTATCTCCGACCTCGGACTCGCCTGCGACTTCTCAAAGAAGAAACCCCACGCCAGCGT GGGCACTCACGGCTACATGGCTCCCGAGGTTCTTCAGAAGGGGACGGCGTACGACAGCAGCGCCGACTGGTTCTCCTTAGGCTGCATGCTCTTCAAACTCCTGCGAGG GCACAGTCCCTTCAGACAGCACAAGACCAAAGACAAACATGAGATCGACCGCATGACGCTCACCATG AATGTGGAGCTGCCAGACTCTTTCACCGCAGAGCTCAAAGATCTGCTCGAGgggctgctgcagagagacgtATCCAAGAGGCTCGGCTGTCAGGGCCGAGG AGCCCCAGAGGTGAAGGAGCATCAGTTTTTCAAAGGCATCGACTGGCAGCAGGTGTACCTCCAGAAG TACTCCCCTCCGTTAATTCCTCCCAGGGGAGAGGTGAACGCTGCAGATGCTTTCGACATCGGCTCTTTTGATGAGGAGGACACCAAGGGCATCAAG TTGCTGGACAGCGACCAGGAGCTGTACAAGAACTTTCCTCTGGTCATCTCGGAGCGCTGGCAGCAGGAAGTGGCGGAGACGGTCTACGAGGCGGTCAACTCGGACACGGACAAGAACGAGGCTCGCAAGAGGGCGAAGAACAAGCAGCTGGGCCACGAGGAGG ACTACGCTCTGGGAAAAGACTGTATAATGCACGGCTACATGTTGAAGCTGGGGAACCCGTTCCTGACCCAGTGGCAGCGCCGATACTTCTATCTGTTCCCCAACCGTGTGGAGTGGAGGGGGGAGGGCGAGTCACGG CAAAACCTGCTGACGATGGAGCAGATCGTGACGGTGGAGGAGACGCAGATTAAAGACAAGAAATGTATCCTGCTGCGCATCAAAGGAGGGAAGCAgtttgtgctgcagtgtgag AGCGACCCGGAGTTCGTGCAGTGGAAGAAAGAGCTGACCGAAGCGTTCACAGAAGCCCAGAAGCTGCTGCGCCGCGCCCCCAAAGTCATCGGGAAAGGCCGGGCCGGAGTGGTGGAGCTCTCCAAACCTCCCCTCACACACCGCAACAGCAACGGCCtgtga